One genomic segment of Cololabis saira isolate AMF1-May2022 chromosome 22, fColSai1.1, whole genome shotgun sequence includes these proteins:
- the LOC133423415 gene encoding NACHT, LRR and PYD domains-containing protein 12-like → MSLVMKTCVHRGRKRRGVGVEEQPSSQSRTVPADAGLQEVLDEHKTSLRSRCEHVTEGTDEPGSRTPLNRIYTELFITEGLSEEVDTQHEVRQLETASRMKRHHDAPIRCQDIFKALPDQRGAIRVVLTNGVAGAGKTFSVQKFSLDWGEGSENQDVTVVILLSFRELHLIGDEQLSLLRLIQVFHPSLQKLTAEQLAAGKPLFIFDGLDESRRSLDFNNGPVVSDVTQSSSVNVLLTNLIQGNLLPSALIWITSRPAAANQIPQKHVDRVTEVRGFTDGQKEEYFRKRFRDEERSSSIVSHMKTSRTLHIMCQLPVFCWITATVLDHMLTTEQRGELPKTLTDMFSHFLLVQTKRKKNKYQEGHETSPQELTEADRDLLLKLGRLAFQHLEKGNIMFYQEDLEQCGLDVPEASVYSGVCTQIFRRECEVFQKPVYCFVHLSIQEFLAAVYVLHCCSTRNTDVLENFLGGNYSYSSLDKFLKRVMEKSLQSKNGHLDLFVRFLHGLSVESNQRLLGGLLNQTENDPETIQRVIKNLKKMSTDRFFPDRNINMFQCLVEMNDLSVHQQIQEFLKSENRSEQVLSLIQCSALAYMLQMSEEVLDELDLNKFVDCELSETHCEVVASALNSNPSHLTELDLSQNQYLRDSGVKVLSGGLESPNCRLETLRLQDCGLSGISCSSLGSALKSNPSHLKHLDLSLNPLQDSGVKHLFGFLESPDCRLETLRLENCWLSEINCSSLVSALKSNPSHLKHLKHLDPSWNQLQDSGVKHLCGFLESPDCRLETLSLQCCGLSGISCSSLVSALKSNPSHLKHLDLRFNYKLQDADVEQLSGLVQSPHYQLQTLRWERCSLSEIRCDDLVSVLESNPSDLEHLDLSKNQLQDSDVKQLCGFLGGPDCRLETLRLETCRMSEISCSSLVSVLKSNPSHLKHLKHLDLSDNSLWDSGVKHLCGFLESPDCRLETLRLENCWLSKISCSSLVSALKSNPSHLKHLDLSRNHLLKAADVEQLSGLLQSPHYQLQTLRCNFKIISRCQQSGTKQTTVEQVDCSQRRRPPIISQHQ, encoded by the exons ATGAGTTTAGTGATGAAGACATGTGTTcacagagggaggaagaggagaggagttggtgtggaggagcagccgtcCAGTCAGAGCAGAACTGTACCAG CAGATGCTGGTCTGCAGGAGGTCCTAGATGAACACAAGACCAGTCTGAGGAGCAGATGTGAACATGTGACTGAAGGAACTGATGAACCAGGAAGTAGAACCCCCCTCAACaggatctacacggagctcttcATCACAGAGGGACTGAGTGAAGAGGTTGATACCCAACATGAGGTGAGGCAGCTGGAGACAGCTTCCAGGATGAAGAGACACCATGACGCTCCAATCAGGTGCCAGGACATCTTTAAAGCCCTACCTGACCAACGTGGAGCCATCAGAGTGGTTCTGACCAACGGCGTCGCTGGCGCTGGGAAAACCTTCTCGGTTCAGAAGTTCTCTCTGGACTGGGGCGAGGGCTCGGAGAACCAAGACGTCACCGTGGTGATTCTGCTCTCGTTCAGGGAGCTGCACCTGATCGGAGATGAGCAGCTCAGTCTTCTCAGGCTGATCCAGGTTTTCCATCCATCGTTACAGAAGctcacagcagagcagctggctgccgggaaaccgttgttcatctttgacggcctGGATGAAAGCAGACGTTCCCTGGACTTCAACAACGGTCCGGTGGTGTCTGACGTCACACAGAGCTCATCGGTCAACGTGCTGCTGACCAACCTCAtccaggggaacctgcttccctcagctctcatctggatcacttccagacctgcagcagccaatcagatccctcagaAACACGTGGACAGGGTGACAGAAGTACGAGGCTTCACCGAcggccagaaggaggaatacttcaggaagaggttcagggatgaagagcggtccagcagcatcgtctcccacatgaagacatccagaaccctccacatcatgtgtcaactcccggtcttctgctggatcactgctacagttctggaccacatgttgaccacagagcagagaggagagctgcccaagaccctgactgacatgttctcccacttcctgctggtccagaccaagaggaagaagaacaagtaccaggagggacatgagacgagtccacaggagctgacggaggctgacagggaccttctcctgaagctggggaggctggcgtttcaacatctggagaaaggaaacatcatgttctaccaagaagacctggagcagtgtggtcttgatgtcccagaggcctcggtgtactcaggagtttgtacccagatcttcaggagagagtgtgaagtcttccagaaacccgtctactgctttgttcatctgagcATCCAGGAGTTCCTGGCTGCAGTCTACGTGCTCCACTGTTGCTCCACCAGGAACACAGATGTGCTGGAGAACTTCCTGGGAGGAAACTACAGTTACTCATCTCTGGATAAGTTCCTAAAGAGAGTCATGGAGAAATCCCTGCAGAGTAAAAATGGCCACCTGGACCTGTTTGTCCGCTTCCTTCATGGTCTTTCTGTGGAGTCCAACCAGAGACTGTTAGGAGGTCTGCTGAACCAGACGGAGAACGATCCAGAAACCATCCAGAGAGTCATCAAAAACCTGAAGAAGATGAGCACTGACAGATTCTTTCCTGACAGAAACATCAACATGTTCCAGTGTCTGGTGGAGATGAACGACCTCTCAGTTCATCAGCAGATCCAAGAgttcctgaagtcagagaacagatcagagcAGGTACTCTCACTGATCCAGTGTTCAGCTCTGGCCTACATGCTGCAGATGTCGGAGGAGGTTCTGGATGAGTTGGACCTGAACAA ATTTGTTGATTGTGAACTCTCTGAGACTCACTGTGAAGTTGTTGCGTCCGCTCTGAattccaacccctcccatctgacagaactggacctgagtcagAACCAGTACCTGcgggattcaggagtgaaggttctgtctggtggactggagagtccaaactgtagactggagactctgag ATTGCAGGACTGCGGTCTGTcagggatcagctgttcttctctgggctcagctctgaagtccaacccctcccatctgaaacatctggacctgagtctgaaccccctgcaggattcaggagtgaaacatctgtttggtttcctggagagtccagactgcagactggagactctgag GTTGGAGAACTGCTGGTTGTCCGAGATCaactgttcttctctggtctcagctctgaagtccaacccctcccacctgaagcatctgaaacatctggacccgagctggaaccagctgcaggattcaggagtgaaacatctgtgtggtttcctggagagtccagactgcagactggagactctgag cttgcagtgctgcggtctgtcagggatcagctgttcttctctggtctcagctctgaagtccaacccctcccatctgaaacatctggacctgagattCAACTACAAGCTGCAGGAtgcagatgtggagcagctgtCTGGTCTGGTGCAGAGTCcacactaccagctgcagactctcag GTGGGAGcgctgcagtttgtcagagatcagatGTGATGATCTGGTCTCAGTTCTGGAGTCCAACCCGTCTGatctggaacatctggacctgagtaagaaccagctgcaggattcagatgtgaagcagctgtgtggtttcctgggtggtccagactgcagactggagactctgag GTTGGAGACATGCAggatgtcagagatcagctgttcttctctggtctcagttctgaagtccaacccctcccacctgaaacatctgaaacatctggacctgagtgacAACTCCCTGtgggattcaggagtgaaacatctgtgtggtttcctggagagtccagactgcagactggagactctgag GTTGGAGAACTGCTGGTTGtcaaagatcagctgttcttctctggtctcagctctgaagtccaacccctcccacctgaaacatctggacctgagcaggAACCATCTGCTGAAGgctgcagatgtggagcagctgtCTGGTCTGCTGCAGAGTCcacactaccagctgcagactctcag GTGTAACTTTAAAATTATTTCCAGATGTC AACAAAGTGGCACCAAACAGACGACGGTGGAGCAGGTGGATTGTTCTCAGAGGAGACGTCCTCCTATAATCTCTCAACACCAGTAA
- the LOC133423136 gene encoding caspase recruitment domain-containing protein 8-like produces the protein MKAIPASNAPPSSGPLKLSTTGSCERKEKSCSRSRSSSFPSPTHQPSAESRALKRCGSFPAGNLSSSFEEFTPACTDESAGESYRFQCSRPGQYQCRETALVFHMKDGGQVLYRILPWSRSQLSPHHKKPAGPLFDIRCVKEGSMCQLHLPHCEIRSTGGCRFLSVAHVNDDGIEFIRPQKITETHVVINVTGFSCFCIVKDEASPPVPIRAWVLPFYKPPQDPDTEYRIAVLLLPENVCLEHVQNTRKKLFGDETYIETPPHCNLQPQQVYSLTTSPGGDSVEVQPTDAEFHEKYDGNYFPAFYVTYENMLKRIRLFLKANTSHSVWERQVSLPSSGLQRSVGSARLRLPTAERLLEVRSSLVERISESNLLRLLDKLLEKHVITDSEMESVEAKRTKTDKNRCVIDTVRRKGENASSEMIEILKDLDPFLCGDLDLI, from the coding sequence ATGAAGGCGATCCCAGCGAGCAACGCTCCGCCTTCCTCTGGTCCTCTAAAACTCTccaccacaggttcctgtgagAGGAAGGAAAAGTCCTGCAGCAGGTCCCGTTCAAGCAGCTTTCCCTCGCCCACTCATcaaccttctgcagaaagcagagcccTAAAAAGATGTGGAAGTTTCCCTGCCGGGAACCTGAGCAGCAGCTTTGAGGAGTTCACACCTGCCTGCACTGATGAGTCTGCTGGTGAAAGCTACAGGTTCCAGTGCTCCCGTCCAGGTCAGTACCAGTGCAGAGAGACGGCTCTGGTGTTCCACATGAAGGACGGAGGCCAGGTTCTGTACAGGATCCTTCCTTGGAGCAGGAGCCAGCTGAGCCCACATCACAAGAAGCCTGCAGGACCCCTGTTTGACATCAGGTGTGTGAAGGAGGGGTCCATGTGTCAGCTTCACCTCCCTCACTGTGAGATCCGCTCCACAGGGGGATGTCGCTTCTTGTCGGTCGCTCACGTGAACGATGATGGCATCGAGTTCATCAGGCCTCAGAAGATAACAGAAACTCATGTTGTCATCAACGTTACGGGGTTTTCTTGTTTCTGTATCGTCAAAGATGAAGCCTCTCCCCCTGTTCCGATCCGAGCGTGGGTTCTACCGTTCTACAAGCCTCCACAGGATCCAGACACCGAATACCGCATTGCTGTACTGTTGCTTCCGGAAAATGTTTGTCTTGAGCACGTGCAAAATACCAGGAAGAAATTATTTGGAGATGAGACGTACATAGAGACCCCCCCTCACTGTAATCTGCAGCCCCAGCAGGTTTACTCTCTGACCACCAGTCCTGGAGGAGACTCCGTTGAAGTCCAGCCTACAGATGCTGAATTTCATGAAAAGTACGATGGCAATTACTTCCCAGCATTCTATGTGACTTATGAAAACATGTTGAAACGTATCCGACTGTTTCTAAAGGCCAACACCTCCCACAGCGTCTGGGAAAGACaagtttctcttccttcctctggATTACAACGGTCTGTTGGATCAGCCCGTCTGCGTCTCCCTACAGCCGAACGTCTGCTGGAAGTCCGGAGCAGCCTCGTTGAGAGGATCTCAGAATCTAACCTCCTGAGACTGCTGGACAAACTCCTGGAGAAACATGTGATCACTGATTCTGAAATGGAGTCAGTAGAGGCGAAGAGaaccaaaacagacaaaaatcgTTGTGTTATTGATACGGTGAGGAGAAAAGGTGAAAATGCCAGTTCAGAGATGATTGAAATTCTCAAAGACCTCGACCCGTTCCTCTGTGGAGATCTGGACTTGATCTGA